Proteins from one Capricornis sumatraensis isolate serow.1 chromosome 2, serow.2, whole genome shotgun sequence genomic window:
- the SYNDIG1L gene encoding synapse differentiation-inducing gene protein 1-like: MESLSELQNPLLPRSPTHLHSPYPYPEASPAWPCREKIYSYLLGGAGPAHAHQLLDPGSLQLAVEAWYRPSCLLGRDKVKEPRAGSCETSFTEGREPLAGPTERSTEPGQVEEDVTIQTVSYGVQEELQGQEGDQEEEESDATSTESESEDNFLTLPPRDHLGLTIFSMLCCFWPLGIAAFYFSQGTSKAISKGDFRLANTTSRRALFLATLSIAVGAGLYVAVVVALAAYMSQNGHG, translated from the exons ATGGAGAGCCTGAGTGAGCTTCAGAACCCATTGCTGCCTCGGAGCCCCACGCACCTCCATAGCCCCTACCCCTACCCCGAGGCTTCTCCCGCCTGGCCGTGCAGGGAGAAAATCTATTCCTACCTCCTGGGCGGTGCTGGCCCTGCGCATgcccaccaactcctggaccccGGGTCCCTGCAGCTAGCCGTGGAGGCCTGGTACAGGCCCAGCTGCCTTCTGGGGAGGGACAAGGTCAAGGAGCCCAGGGCAGGCAGCTGTGAGACCAGCTTCACAGAGGGCAGAGAACCCCTGGCTGGGCCTACGGAGCGGTCCACAGAACCTGGCCAAGTGGAAGAGGATGTCACCATCCAGACTGTGTCCTATGGGGTTCAAGAGGAGCTCCAAGGCCAAGAGGGTGaccaggaggaagaagag AGTGACGCCACATCGAcggagagtgaaagtgaagacaatTTCCTTACGCTGCCTCCCAGGGACCACCTGGGTCTCACCATCTTCTCCATGCTCTGCTGCTTCTGGCCCCTGGGCATCGCTGCCTTCTACTTCTCCCAGGGG ACCAGCAAGGCCATCTCCAAGGGGGACTTCCGTCTGGCTAACACCACCTCCCGCCGGGCCCTCTTCCTGGCCACACTCTCCATCGCTGTGGGGGCTGGCCTCTATGTAGCCGTGGTGGTGGCCCTGGCAGCTTACATGTCCCAGAATGGCCACGGCTAG